One window of candidate division KSB1 bacterium genomic DNA carries:
- a CDS encoding MFS transporter codes for MMVSVIMYKKLGISNTEIALYTSWLYLPWVIKPLWSPLVDNLKTKRFWIILMQVIIGAALGGVALTIPAAGFFKYSLAFFWLLAFSSATHDIAIDGFYMLGLSKHQQAWFVGVRSTFYRFAMISGQGLLIILAGYLESITGLPTVTTHVVATPGIEIREDANLEPESMQAAPGEHRVMLLASPSTLNIATALLSRDKADSIINYAKESNRKNGFYRSAAEQLPVKSTKESSWWDRLVVSNLENFLKKYFGPEETSASQENLVGNVGLLYFRLSKRPENVDRVVVNFGRESGDSSLKLLEGDHFVFTQDNWNKPFTAVIQLDPKLTTQSEAIFRARAGNIPLSWSFTFLGVAGLFLLFFLYHKRTLPYPASDAAGSSASGKSILAEFLNTFVLFFKKKNIGLILAFLMLYRFAEAQLVKLAGPFLLDAREIGGLALTTGEFGFVYGTVGIIFLTLGGLLGGFLAARNGLKYWLWWMLLAINLPDAVYVYLSYTQPDNYWIINLMVALEQFGYGFGFTAFMLYMIYVSEGEHKTAHFAICTGFMALGMMIPGMFSGWLQEIIGYPHFFFWIMISTIPAFIVTRLIPVDPEFGKKN; via the coding sequence ATGATGGTTTCGGTTATCATGTACAAAAAATTAGGGATATCAAATACTGAAATTGCTCTTTACACCAGCTGGCTTTATCTTCCCTGGGTTATCAAGCCGCTTTGGAGTCCCCTGGTAGACAATCTCAAAACTAAACGGTTCTGGATCATCCTCATGCAGGTCATCATCGGCGCGGCTTTGGGCGGCGTGGCGCTGACCATTCCAGCTGCGGGTTTTTTCAAATACTCCCTGGCATTTTTTTGGCTGCTCGCTTTTAGCTCGGCGACACACGATATCGCTATCGATGGATTTTACATGTTGGGACTTTCGAAACACCAGCAAGCGTGGTTTGTGGGGGTTAGAAGCACGTTCTACAGATTTGCTATGATCTCCGGTCAAGGACTCTTGATCATCCTGGCGGGATATCTGGAGAGCATCACGGGTTTACCGACTGTTACGACGCATGTGGTTGCCACTCCTGGCATTGAGATTAGAGAAGACGCCAATCTTGAACCTGAATCCATGCAGGCCGCGCCAGGCGAGCACCGGGTCATGCTCTTGGCGTCTCCTTCTACGCTCAACATTGCAACTGCCCTTTTAAGCCGTGACAAGGCCGACTCAATCATCAATTATGCGAAAGAATCGAACAGGAAAAATGGCTTTTATCGATCTGCCGCTGAACAACTTCCAGTTAAATCTACTAAAGAATCATCGTGGTGGGATAGATTAGTTGTCAGTAATCTTGAAAATTTCTTAAAAAAATATTTTGGTCCCGAAGAAACCAGTGCATCGCAAGAAAATCTGGTAGGCAACGTTGGCCTCTTATATTTTCGATTATCCAAAAGGCCGGAAAATGTCGACCGAGTTGTGGTTAATTTCGGGCGGGAATCCGGGGACAGCAGCCTGAAATTGCTGGAAGGGGATCATTTTGTTTTCACGCAAGACAACTGGAACAAACCGTTTACCGCAGTGATCCAGTTAGACCCAAAGCTTACTACGCAGTCAGAAGCGATATTCAGAGCCCGGGCTGGGAATATTCCTCTATCCTGGTCGTTTACTTTTTTAGGGGTGGCTGGTTTGTTTCTATTGTTTTTTCTCTATCACAAGAGGACCTTACCCTATCCTGCCAGCGACGCCGCCGGCAGCTCTGCCAGCGGAAAAAGCATTTTAGCCGAATTCTTAAATACATTCGTGTTGTTTTTCAAGAAAAAAAATATCGGCTTAATTTTGGCATTTCTCATGTTGTATCGCTTTGCCGAGGCACAACTCGTTAAACTTGCGGGGCCGTTTTTACTGGATGCCCGTGAGATCGGAGGCCTGGCGCTGACCACCGGCGAGTTTGGCTTCGTTTATGGAACAGTCGGAATTATTTTTCTAACGTTGGGAGGCTTACTGGGCGGCTTTCTGGCCGCAAGAAACGGCTTGAAATATTGGCTCTGGTGGATGCTGCTGGCCATTAATCTTCCTGACGCAGTTTATGTTTATTTATCTTACACTCAACCCGACAATTACTGGATCATCAATCTTATGGTGGCTTTGGAGCAATTTGGCTACGGTTTTGGCTTCACAGCATTCATGCTCTACATGATTTACGTGTCTGAAGGGGAACATAAGACCGCCCACTTTGCCATTTGCACCGGATTCATGGCCCTGGGAATGATGATCCCGGGCATGTTTAGTGGCTGGCTGCAAGAGATCATCGGTTATCCACATTTCTTTTTTTGGATCATGATTTCAACCATTCCTGCCTTCATCGTAACGAGGTTGATTCCTGTTGATCCGGAGTTTGGGAAAAAAAACTGA
- a CDS encoding bifunctional nuclease family protein: protein MLIAVRVDRVTLDAHTNRFVVILKDDVNNKWLPIVVGNTEAQAIALQLENVSPPRPLTHDLIKSLLESVKAKISRVVVSDLRENTYYAVLSMKLNGQSTDIDARPSDAIALALRMHAPIFVSDEVMSKASVDDKEIDEEDIAAAAPVDALDRLELDMKKAVSDERYEDAAKLRDEIQELRKQRED, encoded by the coding sequence ATGTTGATTGCAGTAAGAGTCGATCGGGTAACTTTAGATGCACACACGAACCGGTTCGTCGTTATATTGAAGGATGATGTTAACAATAAATGGCTGCCAATTGTAGTCGGAAATACGGAGGCTCAGGCCATTGCTTTACAGTTGGAGAATGTTTCTCCCCCCCGGCCTCTGACTCACGATCTAATCAAGAGCCTTCTCGAATCAGTTAAAGCAAAAATTTCCAGGGTCGTGGTAAGCGATCTGCGGGAAAATACTTATTATGCCGTGCTCAGCATGAAGTTAAATGGCCAAAGCACTGATATCGATGCCCGCCCAAGTGATGCCATTGCCCTTGCACTTAGAATGCATGCCCCTATTTTTGTCTCCGATGAAGTCATGTCTAAAGCATCAGTGGATGACAAAGAAATCGATGAGGAGGACATTGCTGCAGCAGCCCCGGTTGACGCACTCGACCGCCTGGAGTTGGATATGAAAAAGGCAGTTTCAGACGAACGGTATGAAGACGCCGCAAAACTCCGTGATGAAATTCAGGAATTAAGAAAACAGCGTGAAGATTAG
- a CDS encoding SpoIID/LytB domain-containing protein, producing the protein MKGLQGGRWKIEAIDSKPAEYVYRLAVGTRKNRSEAEEVVRFAKNKGLDVHSNKIATTHLSIPYIHKSVYQIVLDKKFISESDAKTYQSKIQGKTNSEIIKIPQNDSEGILRFTNLYNNYSFDSPGPIRLSASQIQLADVEVGSGFHWETTEHRTYGGAFEFLLDQDGMITAINELFLEDYLKGVVPSEMPAGFPYESLKAQAITARVEAVSKIGLRHPFEPFDLCDEVHCQVYSGLSRNAERADMAVESTRGIFMIHRNEITEAFYAGVCGGHTENNENVWLINAKKYLRGVLDRDRNRLSTPLSEESNVRKWIDSSPDVYCNSARKNGPKSINYSKKYFRWQVEYKRQELEKIIREKTGENFGELIDLVPLKRGVSGRLIDLEVVGTKKRFIINRELPIRQALSKKTLYSGCFYVKKKGRSKGLTHTFILKGAGWGHGVGMCQVGAASMAHSGKKFDQILTHYYQGIFLQKLYN; encoded by the coding sequence TTGAAGGGGTTGCAAGGCGGTCGCTGGAAAATCGAAGCAATCGATTCCAAACCCGCGGAATACGTTTACCGGCTGGCGGTGGGGACGAGAAAAAACAGATCCGAGGCAGAAGAGGTTGTCAGGTTTGCCAAAAACAAGGGCCTTGATGTTCATAGCAATAAAATTGCGACGACCCATTTATCGATTCCTTACATTCACAAATCTGTGTATCAAATTGTTTTAGATAAAAAATTTATTAGCGAAAGCGATGCGAAAACCTACCAAAGCAAGATTCAAGGAAAAACCAATTCGGAAATAATAAAAATTCCCCAAAACGACTCTGAAGGAATTCTTCGCTTCACGAACCTTTATAACAACTATAGTTTCGATTCACCGGGGCCGATCCGGTTAAGCGCCTCACAAATTCAATTAGCTGATGTGGAAGTGGGCAGCGGCTTCCACTGGGAGACAACGGAGCACCGGACCTATGGGGGGGCCTTCGAGTTTTTGTTGGATCAAGACGGCATGATAACGGCCATCAACGAACTCTTTTTGGAAGACTATCTCAAAGGTGTCGTTCCCTCCGAAATGCCGGCGGGATTTCCATACGAATCACTAAAAGCCCAGGCAATCACCGCCCGTGTTGAAGCGGTTTCCAAAATTGGTTTAAGACACCCTTTTGAGCCGTTTGATTTATGTGATGAGGTACACTGTCAGGTCTATAGCGGGTTGTCAAGAAACGCGGAGAGAGCAGACATGGCGGTCGAGAGCACGCGCGGCATATTTATGATTCATCGAAATGAAATCACCGAAGCGTTTTATGCCGGAGTTTGCGGCGGGCATACGGAGAATAATGAGAATGTCTGGCTAATCAACGCGAAAAAGTATTTGCGCGGTGTTTTGGATAGAGACCGGAATCGTTTAAGTACGCCGCTAAGCGAAGAAAGCAATGTTAGAAAATGGATAGACAGCAGCCCGGATGTGTATTGTAACAGCGCACGCAAAAATGGCCCGAAGTCAATTAATTACAGCAAAAAATACTTTCGCTGGCAGGTCGAATACAAACGTCAGGAGTTGGAAAAAATCATTCGTGAAAAAACCGGCGAGAATTTTGGAGAGTTAATAGACCTCGTACCGCTCAAAAGAGGCGTTTCGGGCCGCCTAATTGATCTTGAGGTTGTCGGTACAAAGAAACGATTTATAATAAACAGGGAACTTCCGATCAGACAAGCGCTTTCAAAAAAGACGTTATACAGCGGTTGTTTTTATGTTAAGAAAAAGGGCAGATCGAAAGGCTTGACACACACATTTATTTTAAAAGGGGCCGGATGGGGACACGGAGTTGGCATGTGTCAGGTTGGGGCGGCAAGTATGGCCCACTCCGGAAAAAAATTCGATCAAATCTTAACTCATTATTATCAAGGAATTTTTCTTCAGAAACTTTATAATTGA